Genomic window (Desulforapulum autotrophicum HRM2):
CGCCTCCCACGGGGATACACGCCATGTCCTGCTATTTCCCTGTGACCCCAACGAGTGTTTTGAAATGGCGGCGAAAAGCTTTGATCTTGCCGAAAGACTTCAAACCCCTGTAATCATGATGACCGACCTGGACCTTGGCATGAACGACCATGTCTGCACGCCCATGCACTGGGATGACACCCAGACCTTTGATAGGGGAAAGGTGCTCAATTATGACCAGCTGGAATCCCTGACTGAGAAATTCGGCAGGTATCTTGATATAGATAAGGATGGCATATGCTATAGAACCTACCCGGCCACCCACCCCGACAAGGGGGCCTACTTTACCCGGGGTTCGTCCCATGATGAATATGCTGCCTATACCGAAGATGAACAGGCCTACAAACGGTGCATGGAGCGGCTCAACCGAAAATGGGCCACGGCAAAGTCCCTGGTGCCCGAGCCATACATCACCATCAACGACGACGCGACTCCCTGGGGAGCTGTTTTCTGCGGCACCACCACCCAGTCAGCCCTTGAGGCCTTTGAACAGCTTGCTGACCAGGGCATTATCGTCAACACCCTCAGGATTCGAAGCTTTCCCTTCCAGGATCAGGTGGCTGACTTTATCAACCGCCACACAAAGACCTTTGTCATTGAACAGAACCGGGATGGCCAGTTACGGTCCCTCATCATCAACGAGTGTCATATCAACCCGGACAGGCTGGTTGCCATCACCAATATCGACAGTATGCCCGTCACTGCAGCCTATATTATCAAAGCCCTGGAGCAGACAATAAAATCGCCCGCACCGCCTGTAACCCAGCCCCTTCAAGGAGGTGACAAATGAGTCCACACCGCCCCGTTTTCCGCCATCCCGATCTGCCTAAAAATGATCTCGGCCATACCCGGCAGGATTATGAAGGAGCCGATTCCACACTCTGTGCAGGATGCGGCCATGATTCCATCACCAATGCCATCATCCAGGCGTGCTTTGAGCTCTCCATCCCCCCCCATGGGGTGGTCAAGATGTCCGGCATTGGCTGTTCGTCCAAAACGCCGGCCTATTTCCTTGGGAAATCCCATGGATTCAACTCAGTCCACGGCCGCATGCCCTCCATCGCAACCGGCGCCAACCTGGCCAACCGGGATCTTGTCTATATCGGCGTGTCCGGTGACGGGGATACGGCATCCATTGGTATGGGGCAATTTGTCCACATTGTGCGGCGCAACCTCAACATGACCTATATTGTCATGAACAACGGGTGCTACGGCCTGACCAAGGGCCAGGATTCAGCAACGGCTGACAGGGGGTCAACCAGCAGAAAAGGCCATCCCAATCCCTTTGAGGCCATTGATCTTTGCGAACTTGCAATTCAACTGGGCGCAGGGTATGTCGCCCGGGGATTTTCAGGCGATAAGGAGCAACTGGTCCCCCTTTTGAAAGGCGCCTTGAAGCATGGGGGGTTTGCCCTGGTGGATGTAATCTCACCCTGCGTCACCTTTAACAACACAGCAACATCAACCAAAAGTTACCAATGGGTGCGGGACCACATGGAGGCCACTGCCACGGTTGATTTCATACCGCCCAGGCATGAAATCACCACCTGCTATCCCCGGGGAACCACCCAGAAGGTGACCATGCATGACGGGGGTGTTATCCAACTGTGCAAGGACGATGCAGCCATTGACGTCACCAACCGACGCTCTGCCATTGACGCCCTGGAACGTCACCGGGAAGAGGGGCACCTTCTCACTGGCCTTTTCCATGTCAACAACGAAGCCGAGGACACCCACGCGATTCTCAAAACAACCAACGCCCCGCTTAATTCCCTGACGGAAGAGCAGCTCTGCCCGGGAGACAATGCCCTGGGACAAATTCTTGAAAATTACAGATGATACAAGGGGCAAAGTTACCTTTTCCCAGGTGCCAACACCCGTTTCAGCCCTTCGTGTCCATTTGAACGCCCAACGCAAAAGGAGGATTGTGATGAACATGACAAAATCGGTTGTTTTCACCATGGCTATCTTGGTAGCCTTACTGTGTGCAGACGCTCCGGCGTTTGCAGAACAGGGGAAAAAATGTGGGGATAAATCCACGGCCCAGCTTGGCCCACGCCCCGCTTACCTTGTCAATGACATGGACGACAGCCTGCTCAAGAAAACCCTTGGCGATTGCATTGACGGACCCTTTTACCGAACCGACTTTTCCATTGGCCACCGTGGGGCTTCAATGCAATTTCCCGAGCATACCCGGGAATCCTACGAAGCCGCCGCCGCCATGGGAGCCGGTATCTGCGAGTGTGATGTCACCTTTACCCGGGACAGACAGCTGGTCTGCCGCCACTCCCAGTGCGACCTTGCAACCACCACCAACATCCTTGCCGTTCCAGAGCTTGCAGCCAAATGTTCTGAACCCTTTACCCCGGCTGTGTTTGACCCTGAAACGGGAAAACTCATCAAACCGGCATCTGCCAAATGCTGCACCAGCGATATCACCCTTGGGGAGTTTAAAAGACTCAAGGGCAAAATGGACGCTTCAAATCCCAGTGCCACAACCGTGGAAGCATTCATGGACGCAACACCGAGTTGGCGCACGGATCTCTACACGGCCAGGGGCACCCTCATGACCCATGCCGAAAGCATTGAACTGTTCAAGCGGCTGGGCATGAAGATGACACCCGAACTGAAAGCGCCCGACGTGACCATGCCCTTTGACGGCAATTACACCCAGGCGAAATATGCCCAGCAGATGATCGACGAATACAAAAAGGCGGGGATTGCGCCGGATCAGGTTTTTCCCCAGTCTTTTAACCTGGGCGACGTGATCTACTGGCTGAAAAACGACCCCCAGTTCGGGAGACAGGCGGTTTACCTGGACGGTCGGGATGGGGATAAAAATTTTGACATCACCCGGCCGGACACCTGGTCCCCGACCATGGACGAACTCTTTGCCCAGAATGTGAGAATCATTGCACCGCCCATGTGGATGCTCCTGGCAATTGACAAAAACGGCAAGATCGTTCCGTCCACCTATGCCAAACGTGCAAAAGCAGCCGGACTTGACATCATCACCTGGACCCTTGAACGCTCGGGCCTACTCAAAACCGGCGGTGGATGGTACTACCAGACCATCAAAGATGCCATCAACAACGACGGAGATATGCTGGTGGCCCTGGATGTCCTGGCCCAGGAGGTCGGTATCCTTGGCATCTTTTCCGACTGGCCGGCAACGGTTACCTTTTATGCCAATTGCAAGGGACTTTAAATGACTGATTCAACTTTGACACTTGAAATCTTTTCAGACTATGTCTGACCCTGGTGCTACTTCATTACCGGGCGTATTGAAAAAATCAAAAAGACCTATGGCATTCCCATCAAATGGCGGGCCTTTCCCCTGCACCCGGACACACCTGAACAGGGATGCACCCTGGAAGCGCTTTTTAAAAAAAAGGGGATAGAAATGGATGTGGATGAGGTCATGGCCCATCTGAGGACCACGGCATCCCGGTTAGGGCTTGCAATGGGGCGAAGAAAAATGACCTATAACAGCCGCCTTGCCCAGGAAGTCGGACTCTGGGCCGAAACCAGAGGTCGCGGCCATCAGTTTCATATGGAGGCGTTTAAAGCCTATTTTGTGGATGGTAAAAACATTGCTGAACGACAGGTTCTGCTGGATCTGATCAAAGGGGCGGATCTGGATCCCAGGGAGGGGGCATCCATCATTGATCAAAGGCGCTTTTCTGCTGCCGTTGATGCAGACTGGGAACTTTCAAAAAAAGCCGGGATCACTGCCGTTCCAACCTTCAGGCTTGGTTTGGACAAGCTGGTTGGTGCCCAGCCCTATGAAGTGCTTGCTCGACTGGTTGAAAAACATAGGATCAACGGACGTTGACACAACAACTTTTAAAAAAGGGCGGACCTTAAGTCCGCCCTCGACGGATTTTGACACCCGGATCAACCAACGACTAGGAATGGCTCTCCCCATGGCTTTTAGCACCGCCTTCAAGGAGTGCTCTTTCCGGGTTGGCTTCAACCTTTTCCAGAATATCAAAGGTTGTATCTTCGGGCAGCCAGGTGACCTTGCCCGTTCCCACATCGTAGATGGCACCCACCACCTTTGCAAATTTTTCTTTTACAAAGCCTCTGATCACGGGGCTCTCCATGAAAAGCTCCTCAATGCCCAGCCAGATATTTTCTTCAATGGCAGCCGGAATAACGGCATCTCCGTTAAGATCAGGATGCAGGGCCATGGCCCTTCGTACAGCAGGTTCTATATTGTCCACAAGGGCCGGAATATTTCTTTCCAGTTCATGGCCACGCCCCTGAACAGCATGGGTGACTGCCGTAACCGCGCCGCACTGGGTATGACCCAGCACAACCAGCACCGGCGTTTTAACATGGGCAAGGCCATATTCAATGGAGCCCCTTTCATCCACATCACACACATTTCCGGCAACACGAACAACAAAGATATCCATGATTCCGGCATCAAACAGGCTCTCCACAGGAACCCTCGAGTCTGAGCAGGTAATCACCGTGGCAAAGGCATGGTCCCCCTGATTTTCACTGCCGGCCTGGGCCAGCCGGTCGGCATCAAGGTTGGGGTGGGTCATCTCACCGGCAACAAAACGGGAATTTCCCTGTTGCAGTTGGGCAATGGCCATGTCTGGTGAAGGCTTTCCGGCAAAGGGGTTGTTTTCATTATCAGCCACTGCAGGCGCCCTGTGATCAACGCTGGCAATGGTCTCAAGGGCTGCTGTCAGGTAGGCCTGTTTTTCAGCCGCTATTTTTCCATCTTCCTGGGTCTCAACCGCGACCTCCGCGACCTCCTGGTGAGTTATATCCCCAGCCTGGGCGTGTACGGCCTCACCCATCGCCTTGTCTGAAGGTTCACCATTAAAGATGGAGATGGCGATCACCATGGTTATAAAATAAGCGGCTAAGACAATTTTAAGGGTATGTTTTTTCATCAAATATTCTCCCGGGTTAATATCAATGTTCTCTCGTCACGGTTTGTCACAATGATTGTCATTCCGGCGGACCATGGTGCCATTCCCATGAACACAAAATCTTTTCTAATTACCATTCATTCCATGCCAAGGCAACCCCATACTCAAAATTATTTTAGGGACTTAAACAAAAATAGATACAGAAGATTTGGCATGTTGAACCCGGCCGGATTTTTCTTTTATTGCGGTTTTTTGCAACGGGCTTATTATTGAACCAAAGGCATCACCACAACGGCCATCCTCACGTACAGCAGTACGCTCCGATTTCAGAATTTTTTGCACCTTGCACACGGACAATTTTTTGCCCTTTTCCGACAGACTGCGCAATTCAAAAAACGCTTGGGAAAAGACCGTTGCCCAGATTCTGTATTGATCCAGATGATGAAGTTCAGGCGTTCCGTCTGCAACACCATCTCCCATGTCAAGACCAAACAATTACCCATCAAAAGGCATGGCCATGCAAAAACCCATGTATTGCCGGAAAAGGTCATAACTGCTTTATTTGACGCGACAATGGGGAAAATGTTGACAACCCCCCACGCGATTGTTATTCACTCGTATTTTTATTTGTTTTTGCAGCAAGGATCTTCCAGCGACAGACCAAGTCCTCTGGGACAACGGGATTAGACTTTAGCAGGACAACGAACCTTGGTGTTGTGAAACCCGTTAATTGAAAAGAACAAAAGGAGCCTCATC
Coding sequences:
- a CDS encoding glycerophosphodiester phosphodiesterase family protein, with amino-acid sequence MNMTKSVVFTMAILVALLCADAPAFAEQGKKCGDKSTAQLGPRPAYLVNDMDDSLLKKTLGDCIDGPFYRTDFSIGHRGASMQFPEHTRESYEAAAAMGAGICECDVTFTRDRQLVCRHSQCDLATTTNILAVPELAAKCSEPFTPAVFDPETGKLIKPASAKCCTSDITLGEFKRLKGKMDASNPSATTVEAFMDATPSWRTDLYTARGTLMTHAESIELFKRLGMKMTPELKAPDVTMPFDGNYTQAKYAQQMIDEYKKAGIAPDQVFPQSFNLGDVIYWLKNDPQFGRQAVYLDGRDGDKNFDITRPDTWSPTMDELFAQNVRIIAPPMWMLLAIDKNGKIVPSTYAKRAKAAGLDIITWTLERSGLLKTGGGWYYQTIKDAINNDGDMLVALDVLAQEVGILGIFSDWPATVTFYANCKGL
- a CDS encoding 2-oxoacid:ferredoxin oxidoreductase subunit beta, which codes for MSPHRPVFRHPDLPKNDLGHTRQDYEGADSTLCAGCGHDSITNAIIQACFELSIPPHGVVKMSGIGCSSKTPAYFLGKSHGFNSVHGRMPSIATGANLANRDLVYIGVSGDGDTASIGMGQFVHIVRRNLNMTYIVMNNGCYGLTKGQDSATADRGSTSRKGHPNPFEAIDLCELAIQLGAGYVARGFSGDKEQLVPLLKGALKHGGFALVDVISPCVTFNNTATSTKSYQWVRDHMEATATVDFIPPRHEITTCYPRGTTQKVTMHDGGVIQLCKDDAAIDVTNRRSAIDALERHREEGHLLTGLFHVNNEAEDTHAILKTTNAPLNSLTEEQLCPGDNALGQILENYR
- a CDS encoding zinc-dependent peptidase; translated protein: MGDGVADGTPELHHLDQYRIWATVFSQAFFELRSLSEKGKKLSVCKVQKILKSERTAVREDGRCGDAFGSIISPLQKTAIKEKSGRVQHAKSSVSIFV
- a CDS encoding carbonic anhydrase; the protein is MKKHTLKIVLAAYFITMVIAISIFNGEPSDKAMGEAVHAQAGDITHQEVAEVAVETQEDGKIAAEKQAYLTAALETIASVDHRAPAVADNENNPFAGKPSPDMAIAQLQQGNSRFVAGEMTHPNLDADRLAQAGSENQGDHAFATVITCSDSRVPVESLFDAGIMDIFVVRVAGNVCDVDERGSIEYGLAHVKTPVLVVLGHTQCGAVTAVTHAVQGRGHELERNIPALVDNIEPAVRRAMALHPDLNGDAVIPAAIEENIWLGIEELFMESPVIRGFVKEKFAKVVGAIYDVGTGKVTWLPEDTTFDILEKVEANPERALLEGGAKSHGESHS